The proteins below are encoded in one region of Drosophila santomea strain STO CAGO 1482 chromosome 3R, Prin_Dsan_1.1, whole genome shotgun sequence:
- the LOC120454509 gene encoding serine/threonine-protein kinase greatwall isoform X1 has protein sequence MENADATSQSDVHIDYKTPKKTHSLIDSEQLLDKINILTTKPENHSQNAKLPTIKDFVIIKPISRGAFGKVFLGYKNNDSKRLFAIKVMRKSEMINKNMVSQVITERNALALSRSQFCVSLFYSLQSLSYVYLVMEYMVGGDLKSLLAMFGYFDEPTARFYVAEMVMALQYLHQHGIVHRDIKPDNMLLSASGHVKLTDFGLSKIDMRRDLEISDLINCSPNLNARTPGQLLSLTSHLSFGSEKKLHDFGSVSSAQNNGMGSVATGTSHLLQAINKHSLIMELSDSEGDTSLNDAEKTSDSKISGVSPFFSAEEANESITHTCTTNVNAQDSSSSCSFHTCNSAELSKCSPPLESTDGAAAANAIPSKRRVEFVLDAAPCQGCKLAEQDSSNMATNEDKLLPKIDNASEASFEFSMVRRRSVDERNRILKGQEDSGVSSRKGDDYSSCHLNLNSESTASSIEKNGENLSQSKEDFSCSDYSRSYNITNGNEMSGINMNSPFRNLSKHFKRPDFLRGMKRKINLVNRSDNMSSMETDACSTSNGSTNTGLTQEIEILNIGSSTPKKRKARSSPIRGVLKVRSLSDDELPMTHLLGPEANVANVVFSTPVSSQKLPRRDGGLLGKLKATRFALPLSIENKKREHAAADKMSGIQYHLKLSDDPTMSPINHGAGNLPKTPKNVNINTPFRTPKSVRRGARVSNERILGTPDYLAPELLLKQGHGPAVDWWALGVCFYEFMTGIPPFNDETPQKVFDNILNKNIEWPEGDEALSVESMEAVELLLTMDPNERPAAREVQQMRHFACIDWENIGNTEPPFVPTPDNPTDTGYFDARNNLQHLQLSNFAVED, from the exons ATGGAAAACGCCGATGCGACTTCGCAATCGGATGTCCACATCGACTACAAAACCCCCAAGAAGACCCACTCGCTGATCGACAGTGAGCAGTTGCTGGACAAGATCAACATCCTCACCACCAAGCCGGAAAATCACTCCCAGAATGCCAAG CTACCCACTATCAAGGATTTTGTCATCATTAAGCCAATTAGCCGCGGCGCCTTCGGAAAAGTATTCCTGGGCTACAAGAACAACGACTCGAAGCGGCTGTTCGCCATCAAGGTGATGCGCAAGTCGGAGATGATTAACAAGAATATGGTGTCCCAGGTAATCACCGAGCGGAATGCCCTGGCCCTATCCCGCTCCCAGTTCTGCGTCAGCCTCTTCTACTCCCTGCAATCGCTGTCCTACGTCTACCTTGTGATGGAGTACATGGTGGGCGGGGATCTCAAGTCACTACTGGCCATGTTTGGGTATTTTGACGAGCCCACGGCCCGGTTCTACGTGGCCGAGATGGTGATGGCGTTGCAGTATCTACATCAGCACGGAATTGTTCACAGAGACATAAAACCGGACAACATGTTGCTCTCCGCCAGTGGCCACGTGAAACTCACAGATTTTGGGTTGAGCAAGATCGATATGCGACGAGATCTGGAAATATCAGACCTTATAAACTGCTCACCGAATTTAAACGCCCGCACGCCTGGCCAGCTCTTGTCGCTCACCTCGCATCTGTCCTTTGGCTCAGAGAAGAAACTGCATGACTTCGGTTCAGTTTCAAGTGCGCAAAACAATGGAATGGGCTCGGTGGCCACGGGGACATCCCACTTGCTGCAAGCCATTAACAAGCACAGTCTCATAATGGAGCTGTCGGATAGCGAGGGTGACACTTCCCTTAATGATGCAGAAAAAACGAGCGACAGCAAGATTTCTGGGGTTTCCCCCTTCTTTTCTGCCGAGGAGGCCAATGAATCCATTACTCATACGTGCACTACCAACGTAAAT GCCCAGGACAGCAGCTCGTCTTGTTCGTTCCACACTTGTAACTCGGCTGAACTGAGCAAGTGCTCACCACCACTGGAGTCTACAGATGGTGCTGCTGCGGCCAATGCGATCCCCAGCAAGCGACGCGTGGAATTCGTCTTGGATGCGGCCCCCTGTCAG GGCTGCAAGCTGGCCGAGCaagacagcagcaacatggccACCAATGAGGACAAACTTTTGCCCAAGATAGATAACGCAAGCGAGGCTTCGTTTGAGTTTTCCATGGTGCGCAGGCGATCGGTCGACGAG CGAAATCGCATCTTAAAGGGGCAGGAGGATTCAGGCGTGTCCAGTCGCAAGGGCGACGACTATTCCAGCTGCCATTTGAATCTAAATAGCGAGAGCACGGCCTCGTCGATTGAGAAGAATGGGGAAAACCTCAGCCAATCCAAGGAGGACTTTAGCTGTTCGGATTACTCGCGCAGTTACAACATAACCAATGGCAATGAGATGAGCGGCATTAACATGAACTCGCCGTTTCGCAATCTGTCCAAGCACTTTAAGCGCCCCGACTTCCTGCGCGGCATGAAGCGAAAGATCAATCTGGTCAATCGCTCCGACAACATGTCCAGCATGGAGACCGATGCCTGCAGTACGAGCAATGGGAGTACCAACACCGGACTTACGCAGGAGATCGAAATTCTCAATATTGGCAGCAGCACGCCAAAGAAGCGCAAGGCCCGTTCCTCGCCGATCCGGGGTGTGCTAAAGGTGCGCTCTTTATCCGATGACGAGTTGCCTATGACTCATCTGCTTGGTCCGGAAGCAAACGTGGCCAACGTGGTTTTCTCTACGCCCGTATCTTCTCAGAAGTTACCTCGTCGAGATGGGGGTCTTCTCGGAAAGCTCAAGGCCACTCGGTTCGCTCTTCCCCTGTCCATTGAGAACAAGAAACGGGAGCACGCGGCCGCAGATAAGATGTCAGGCATTCAGTACCACCTGAAACTGTCCGACGATCCAACGATGTCGCCTATCAATCATGGAGCCGGCAACCTACCAAAGACGCCTAAAAACGTAAACATCAATACACCATTTCGCACGCCAAAGTCAGTGCGCCGCGGGGCTCGAGTGTCTAACGAACGCATCTTGGGCACACCTGATTATCTGGCTCCGGAGTTACTGCTGAAGCAAGGTCACGGTCCGGCCGTCGACTGGTGGGCTCTGGGCGTTTGCTTCTACGAGTTCATGACCGGCATTCCACCCTTTAATGACGAGACACCTCAGAAAGTATTTGACAACATTTTGAATAAGA ACATCGAATGGCCAGAAGGTGATGAGGCATTATCCGTCGAATCCATGGAGGCTGTGGAACTGCTCCTAACCATGGATCCCAATGAGCGACCAGCCGCAAGGGAAGTGCAGCAAATGCGTCACTTTGCATGCATCGACTGGGAGAATATTGGCAATACCGAGCCGCCATTTGTCCCGACACCAGACAATCCCACTGATACGGGATATTTCGATGCGCGCAACAACCTTCAGCACCTGCAGCTGTCCAACTTTGCCGTAGAAGACTGA
- the LOC120454509 gene encoding serine/threonine-protein kinase greatwall isoform X2, translating into MENADATSQSDVHIDYKTPKKTHSLIDSEQLLDKINILTTKPENHSQNAKLPTIKDFVIIKPISRGAFGKVFLGYKNNDSKRLFAIKVMRKSEMINKNMVSQVITERNALALSRSQFCVSLFYSLQSLSYVYLVMEYMVGGDLKSLLAMFGYFDEPTARFYVAEMVMALQYLHQHGIVHRDIKPDNMLLSASGHVKLTDFGLSKIDMRRDLEISDLINCSPNLNARTPGQLLSLTSHLSFGSEKKLHDFGSVSSAQNNGMGSVATGTSHLLQAINKHSLIMELSDSEGDTSLNDAEKTSDSKISGVSPFFSAEEANESITHTCTTNVNAQDSSSSCSFHTCNSAELSKCSPPLESTDGAAAANAIPSKRRVEFVLDAAPCQRNRILKGQEDSGVSSRKGDDYSSCHLNLNSESTASSIEKNGENLSQSKEDFSCSDYSRSYNITNGNEMSGINMNSPFRNLSKHFKRPDFLRGMKRKINLVNRSDNMSSMETDACSTSNGSTNTGLTQEIEILNIGSSTPKKRKARSSPIRGVLKVRSLSDDELPMTHLLGPEANVANVVFSTPVSSQKLPRRDGGLLGKLKATRFALPLSIENKKREHAAADKMSGIQYHLKLSDDPTMSPINHGAGNLPKTPKNVNINTPFRTPKSVRRGARVSNERILGTPDYLAPELLLKQGHGPAVDWWALGVCFYEFMTGIPPFNDETPQKVFDNILNKNIEWPEGDEALSVESMEAVELLLTMDPNERPAAREVQQMRHFACIDWENIGNTEPPFVPTPDNPTDTGYFDARNNLQHLQLSNFAVED; encoded by the exons ATGGAAAACGCCGATGCGACTTCGCAATCGGATGTCCACATCGACTACAAAACCCCCAAGAAGACCCACTCGCTGATCGACAGTGAGCAGTTGCTGGACAAGATCAACATCCTCACCACCAAGCCGGAAAATCACTCCCAGAATGCCAAG CTACCCACTATCAAGGATTTTGTCATCATTAAGCCAATTAGCCGCGGCGCCTTCGGAAAAGTATTCCTGGGCTACAAGAACAACGACTCGAAGCGGCTGTTCGCCATCAAGGTGATGCGCAAGTCGGAGATGATTAACAAGAATATGGTGTCCCAGGTAATCACCGAGCGGAATGCCCTGGCCCTATCCCGCTCCCAGTTCTGCGTCAGCCTCTTCTACTCCCTGCAATCGCTGTCCTACGTCTACCTTGTGATGGAGTACATGGTGGGCGGGGATCTCAAGTCACTACTGGCCATGTTTGGGTATTTTGACGAGCCCACGGCCCGGTTCTACGTGGCCGAGATGGTGATGGCGTTGCAGTATCTACATCAGCACGGAATTGTTCACAGAGACATAAAACCGGACAACATGTTGCTCTCCGCCAGTGGCCACGTGAAACTCACAGATTTTGGGTTGAGCAAGATCGATATGCGACGAGATCTGGAAATATCAGACCTTATAAACTGCTCACCGAATTTAAACGCCCGCACGCCTGGCCAGCTCTTGTCGCTCACCTCGCATCTGTCCTTTGGCTCAGAGAAGAAACTGCATGACTTCGGTTCAGTTTCAAGTGCGCAAAACAATGGAATGGGCTCGGTGGCCACGGGGACATCCCACTTGCTGCAAGCCATTAACAAGCACAGTCTCATAATGGAGCTGTCGGATAGCGAGGGTGACACTTCCCTTAATGATGCAGAAAAAACGAGCGACAGCAAGATTTCTGGGGTTTCCCCCTTCTTTTCTGCCGAGGAGGCCAATGAATCCATTACTCATACGTGCACTACCAACGTAAAT GCCCAGGACAGCAGCTCGTCTTGTTCGTTCCACACTTGTAACTCGGCTGAACTGAGCAAGTGCTCACCACCACTGGAGTCTACAGATGGTGCTGCTGCGGCCAATGCGATCCCCAGCAAGCGACGCGTGGAATTCGTCTTGGATGCGGCCCCCTGTCAG CGAAATCGCATCTTAAAGGGGCAGGAGGATTCAGGCGTGTCCAGTCGCAAGGGCGACGACTATTCCAGCTGCCATTTGAATCTAAATAGCGAGAGCACGGCCTCGTCGATTGAGAAGAATGGGGAAAACCTCAGCCAATCCAAGGAGGACTTTAGCTGTTCGGATTACTCGCGCAGTTACAACATAACCAATGGCAATGAGATGAGCGGCATTAACATGAACTCGCCGTTTCGCAATCTGTCCAAGCACTTTAAGCGCCCCGACTTCCTGCGCGGCATGAAGCGAAAGATCAATCTGGTCAATCGCTCCGACAACATGTCCAGCATGGAGACCGATGCCTGCAGTACGAGCAATGGGAGTACCAACACCGGACTTACGCAGGAGATCGAAATTCTCAATATTGGCAGCAGCACGCCAAAGAAGCGCAAGGCCCGTTCCTCGCCGATCCGGGGTGTGCTAAAGGTGCGCTCTTTATCCGATGACGAGTTGCCTATGACTCATCTGCTTGGTCCGGAAGCAAACGTGGCCAACGTGGTTTTCTCTACGCCCGTATCTTCTCAGAAGTTACCTCGTCGAGATGGGGGTCTTCTCGGAAAGCTCAAGGCCACTCGGTTCGCTCTTCCCCTGTCCATTGAGAACAAGAAACGGGAGCACGCGGCCGCAGATAAGATGTCAGGCATTCAGTACCACCTGAAACTGTCCGACGATCCAACGATGTCGCCTATCAATCATGGAGCCGGCAACCTACCAAAGACGCCTAAAAACGTAAACATCAATACACCATTTCGCACGCCAAAGTCAGTGCGCCGCGGGGCTCGAGTGTCTAACGAACGCATCTTGGGCACACCTGATTATCTGGCTCCGGAGTTACTGCTGAAGCAAGGTCACGGTCCGGCCGTCGACTGGTGGGCTCTGGGCGTTTGCTTCTACGAGTTCATGACCGGCATTCCACCCTTTAATGACGAGACACCTCAGAAAGTATTTGACAACATTTTGAATAAGA ACATCGAATGGCCAGAAGGTGATGAGGCATTATCCGTCGAATCCATGGAGGCTGTGGAACTGCTCCTAACCATGGATCCCAATGAGCGACCAGCCGCAAGGGAAGTGCAGCAAATGCGTCACTTTGCATGCATCGACTGGGAGAATATTGGCAATACCGAGCCGCCATTTGTCCCGACACCAGACAATCCCACTGATACGGGATATTTCGATGCGCGCAACAACCTTCAGCACCTGCAGCTGTCCAACTTTGCCGTAGAAGACTGA